The following nucleotide sequence is from Cicer arietinum cultivar CDC Frontier isolate Library 1 chromosome 2, Cicar.CDCFrontier_v2.0, whole genome shotgun sequence.
atttagaaccatcaaattgtcacaatttgtgttctaataactcaaagattaaaaagatgtcacatctagttaatttttaataaaaaaaattgttataattttatttttatttttctttttaaaataaaaatactgaatattaaataatgtttaaacaattcttcaaaataaaaatagtaataaacacaaaaataaaaatagcaataaaaaaaaaatgtatagacTTGCAActtaatctattaaataaaaaatttatattcattaTAAATGTAATcctcttttaatatattttgtaaataagtgaaaaattattataatgtaaaataaaggacatttattattagttatctgtgttcataattttttataataaacataattaattatattaaacataacaaataataatttaatgaaattaatgcCCTAcccattaataaaattaaatcattatcTATGTCTAAGCAAACCCGGGAAACGGGTTCCGATCAAAGCAATACTCTCAGACGAAATACCCACATTCATTTCAAACGCAAAATTTTAGCCAAACTAAGCAAAATACTTCACCCTGAATATGAACAAAAACTGGTTTATTtctatataacaaatatatacagTTTGAAACAAAAGTAAGAGAAGATACATGCCTTTCCGATGCGGGTGAAGATGGTGTGCGGTCGTCTCTTTGATCGGTGTTGTTAAAATGGGTTTGAATATCTTTTAGCTATGGATATGGGTTTGATGGACCTGAGTTTGCTGAATGGGTTTGATGGATCTGagtttgatgtatctgggttcCATGGATCTGAGTTTGTTATGGATAAGATCTATTTATGTAATAACAACTCTATCTTCTACCTTTATCTTTGGTTTacgattttttttagaaaatcccTTCTTCCTTCATTCAGTTCTGTTTGTCTCAATTTATAGGGAAACGACTAATGTTTTCATTCATGGTACAAATACATGTTCTGGATTTTGCATTGTTACTCAGCCAAGAATTAATTGGATTTTACATTGTTTTTTCTACCAATTTTAAGCTACCAATTTTAAGCAAAGCACCATTTTAGGAAAGAATTTTTTTCTGGCTTTGTATGTGTTACAAGTAATCTCTGTACTGAAATAACCAGTTTATGACAGGATGACAAACATGTTTTGTTGCTGTGAATCGTGTTGGGTGATGAGATTGAAAGTTGCAGCAGGTTGAAAGAGTTGCAACTTGTGTGTTGTTGCTGTAACTTACCGTTTTaggattattttattttattttttttaaaaaaatgataattttagatttttggtaataattataaaatatttattaaatatattattattaaaataattttaaattattcggACAAAAATTAGATACTACACAAATAATGATGGTCAAAGTCGTCGACCCAATGGTAACGCCACTGATAACTAAGAACAAGAAGTTCAACCTAAGATGTCACTTGAATTTAGAGAAATAATTGAGAGAATGGAAGGTAGTAAGATAAAGTTGGTGATTCAAAAGAAACTAACACTAAGTGATATGAACCCGAAAAAAGGTCGTCTTGCCATTCCAAAAAGAAAGATTAATGAGGGTTTTATTACACCAATGGAGGAATCATCATCGAAGGTGCGTCAAAAGATACACTATTTAAGAATGATTGTATTTGTGTTGGATTCTAACCTTAAAGTTTGGGATGGCATACGAGAAGGTTCATGGATCCAAACTTAGTCTACAATATTACAATTGGATGGAACAAGCTTgcataagaaaataatttgaaagtTAACCAAAAGGTGCAGCGTTGTCTTTTAGAACAAACCATCAACTCTTTGCACTCGTCTAGATTTTGCAAAGATCTACCAACCATAGTTTTAGGTGGTTTTTTCATATAGGACAAACCTTAGAGTATgtcttttatgtatttttatatggtttttaatttaatcaaccATGATCATGatgttatcaaattcataaattcatcaaattttgttatacaaaaagatgtattttaacCATAcaaaaaacacctaaaaaaTGCACCTTAGTTTTTTCCTTTCTTATATTGGGTatgtttatttaagtttttttctttcttaaaattgataaaagttGTATTATACTCATTTTATATcgaataaaataagtaattttaacatttaataagttatatatattCGTTATTAGAGATGGTCAAGTTCTcgaataaatattaaatactatTGTAAACTCATACAGCGTAGAAGAAATATTAAATACTATTGTAAATTCATACGGTGAGATTTCGAGTTCGTATCCCCAGTTAAATTGACATCTGAGCAAGTTTGGAATAAATTCAAAGATATGCGaaaggtacatgttgttaatggtgtggtttgtaaaccacaaggttacggacaatggcacaattggacaaaaaaaatgtattttttgggatctagcgtattggaaagataatcttttgagacataatctcgatgttaTGCGTATCgagaaaaatttctttaacaacatattaaatactgtgatgaatgtgaaagggaaaacaaaagataatgataAAGTTagaaaagacataggtatatattgcaTACGACCAGATTTGTTATTGGTGGAGCACAACGGTAAGACACTTAAACCTCGTAcgaattacactttatctactgatgaagccaaaCCTCGAGTTCGTATCACCAGTTCGAAACAAGAAATCAAACCGAATGATATAAACATTTGTGACTTAAAATGggattgaaaaaacaaaattcataattttattttattttttcataaaatgaaACGTAGATTTCATTGACCAAATGTTTTAGTTGGACAACGGTTGCGtccaaatatttttgttatttcatttttaattaaattatatatttatgtatacatattttttttaaatgagtgGGAATTGAGTTGATCAAAATCAAGTAGAGTCTgagttttaaacaaataaaataaagttgtcaaattgttatttttaaaatagaagaattaAAATTATCCAAACTTTGAAGTAAATAATGGATCTAAGTTTAGTCTCTCATAAGAAGTTATAAGCCTTCtctatgaaagaaaaaaataaggtATACGCCTTTGTTTGGTTTGGTGGTGGAAACCTTTTCTCACGTTCCAAATCGGGTTCAACGTGAAAAACACAGTTTCAAAATCGTAGAGATTTGAAAATGTACAACGATACAAACACATGCTAAATAATATGAAatgcttaatttttttataacaaaaattaatttttgatacaaaactttttatattcaCAATCACTCACATTACATTTAACTCTCATTCTTTCAATCCCTTAACACTTTATAATCATCCACACAAACATATGTAGAGTCAGGTACTCAGAGGCATTTCCTTTGGAGGGTTCATATTGTTCATTTCCTCTTACTCGTCCATTTATTATGTTTTCTATTAATTTGCTTCTTTTCATGGACGCACTCCCTCATATCTAAGGCGCTTCCTCTGATCGTGGACGCTTTCTCTAATCTTAGACGTTTCCTCTAATTCTGAGTGTTTCCTTTAATTATGGATctaattcttttgtttttcttctaatttatttttagcacactcaattaaattattaatacattaaattatatcTGCAAAATACATtaacttatttttcttctaatacattaatttattttcttctaatttatttttagcacactcaattaatttatttaggcatttaaaaatattattaaaaaaaataattaacttgttGACTTGAAATTGATTTATACCAAAAACTTTTATGTTTCCAGCTCAACATATGATAGTGGAGGAGATGAaagtatgataaaaaaatttctaactCGAAACaaattcatattatttaaaataaaaaaaaataaaaaattgggaaacgattttatgtttataaaattgAGGTTAGTTACCGCTaaactaacacatcaatttcaaaGTCTAATTCAATTTTTAGTCCACCATCTGCTAAGTATCTCTAACGCTAACcacaactttaatttatatattaatattatatttatatttaattttattataatttaaaatattaatttatatattttaattaatattattatacattattttcatttaaatttaaaataaaattgaacttaaaattctaaaacaataattaaaaaaataacaataataaaattattattattaataaattaaaaagaagttaacggttataaattaataaaaaagtaacataataaattgattattattaataaattaataaaaaagataacgattataaatttattattattaaattatgaaagtatcgttgagaattgatgacagttcagtacaataataaattcaccaaaaaaattaattttacataacCGGCAGACGAACATATATTGAAGATATTCTTATAATTAAAGTGAGTCATAGAAAAATCTTCCAAAATTACCAGATATTTTGAAATAGAGCTgtttcatattatatttttaattttgtataccATATGCAACAATGTGTGTTAATAtatcattgaaaaatatttaattatatatcatacAACAACCTTTAACAACCTTTATATGTTAAAATACTTTAATCCATCTACACCGATGCCATGTTGAATTAAATTTCCAAatacaagtaataataaaaaaaaaacatattttaagagaaatatgtattaattgtaatttaaatttaaaattatttatatagcAAACAACTACATactttatattagttttttttgtcttaaaaaagaGATGATAtcatcataattaactcacacaaatGCGATGTCTTAAATTTAAACTTATAACACAAAACAATCAACTTAACGatatcaatatttaataattaaattataacataaGATCAAATTTCTATACTAGTTTTACCAAAAGTAAACTTCTACTGATGTCAGAAACCaatttgtaatttaataaatgaaataattaatttgaaaaatctgtatctaaatatttaatatgaatTAAACTCCTCTAAAGTAATTGAATAGAATAAATGTCAATACTCCACAATCTTTTCAATTTGTCGAAGTCAATTGGTTATTGGTACACTTTATAACAAAAGCGTAGGAGAGTGCTTATTAAGaagtaaaattacaaatattaagAAGTCAATAtatcaatgtaaaattattttatatagtcaattaattacaaattttcaatccatcaaataaaaaattaaaataaagaagttaTGTCATTGTTTATATGTTggtaattaaaaattaattgtgaatataaaataattttacggTATACAATCTCTTAgtttcaaatgatattttaaagcaCATATGTAAGTCAATTCTttctaataaagaaaaaaaaatcttctttgaaacaaataaagaaataatccatttcaaacaaataaaaattatcaaagattaataaaataaagaaagaataaaACACAACTTTTGGAAATTATACATAACAAGTATTATCACATTATTCTGTCAAAACAGATTAATACTttctaataaacaaaaaaatcttatttgaaacaaataaagaatgaatcttttcaaaaaagaaaaacagtataaaaaattaaagaaataaagaaagagtCAAACACAACTTTTGGgaatttaaaacaacaaatattatCACATTTTTCTATTGAAAAGTTAATGCTTTTTAATAGAGAAAAAATATACTTGgaaacaaataaagaaataatctgttaaaaaaaatataatcacaTTATAATCTGCCATAGGCAGAGCCATGATAATTAATCTAAcattaataattcatttttctctTCTATATATATTGTCAAAATCTTAAGCATTAGCATAAGCATAAGCATAACAACGAATACAATGAATTCATATCAAGTTCGTCTTCCActacttatttcatttttttacttttactaTCAAATAGCTATCGCAACCACAACTGCACCAGCACCCGCCCCCGCATGTATGTGAAAatctttacttttattttttttaacttaatttcttcTGTTGATATTAatgtaatgtattttattttgataaaatattataaactttgTTCGCATGTTATCTAATTTGCAAATAATATACAGATAATTCAAGTGGATTTAGTGCTTTGCAAAAACACGTTTCTTTTTTTGATAGAAATCATGATGGCATCGTTTATCCAAAGGAAACTTTCCAAGGTTAGTTTTTTTATAGggtcttttttttcaataccttctttttaaaaataaaacactaaaatacccccatttgaaaaaaatatactaaaatgcccaattttttaaaaattaaatgggaagtcgccatttggaactcGGACTTCCTTAaagaagtcgccattccaaatgacGCCttgtaagtaaaaaaaaaaaatgggacattttgatatattttttttaaattggggtattctagtgttttttttttaaaaaagaggatattgaaaaaaaaaccttttttaTACATTGcaccttaaaaaaataataataataataataaataataataatggatgGTTCAATGATAACAGGATTTAGAGCGATAGGTTGTGGAGTTGCCTTATCGACAGCTGCTTCGGCTTTCATTCATGCCGGTCTTAGCCAAAAAACACGTCCCgtaattttctctctttttccttttttatttttattttttctcattaatttctttttaattttgagacatataacttatatttaaattttaatgatgGTGTAGGGAGAGCCTCCTTCTATTTTGTTACCAATAGTAGTTGCAAACATCAAATTAGCAATACATGGAAGTGACTCCGGTGCCTATAATGCTGAAGGAGGGTAATAACTACATTCCAATATTCTTATTctaatttctttttatcttttattcttcaaactaaataattaaacttaatGTTATTTCCTTCCAAAACATTATGGCAGATACTACCTAAATGAGTTGAGAgtcatttgaaatttttaatttttttgttcaaagCCTTATAGTTGTCAATGgtggataattttttaaagttataataATTGGACTGTGAATTTTAGGTTTGTGGcttcaaaatttgaagaaattttCAGCAAGCATGCAAAACAACATCCAAATGCTTTAACTTCTGATGAATTGAAGGAGATGCTTAAGTCAAATAGAGAGCCTAAGGATTTCAAAGGATGgtaagtttttttatattaacaacaaattttagtatttcatttatgattaattatttattgatcaATATATCACACTTTAtttgtataataaattattttaatttgatactCAGGCTTGCAGCTGAATCAGAATGGAAGATATTATTTGATCTATGCAAGGATAACAATGGTTTACTCCAAAAAGACATCGTATATTCTGTTTATGATGGAAGTTTGTTTGAACGTCTCGAAAAGGAACACTCCAAAACCAAGAATAATGTATAAATATGATTTCTATTGTGATAATTGAGAAAATCACGATTTCCATTTATTTgtgatattaataaattattaaatatgatttctATACGTCTTTACAATTAAATTGTGATATCTATGAAATTTGATTACCTGAGATGTACCTTTATTGTATACATAATAAATATCGAGAATTCGCAAATACAATTTTTAGAAATCTCagagttattatttttatttttttaaattgttttatttgatatttctgATATATTTCACGAATTTGTATCCTATGAAAATCTAAGTAAATAAGAAAGGTGAAATAGTTTTTTGGAATATTAATAGAGATGTTGATGATTAACATTAAAATGTTTACTactaattgaaaaaattatatcttaGTGAACAACACttcaaaactatattttttttatggatgagacaattaaaaattcttttaaattgttagttattgaataaaatcaatatttaaattcttttaatgattttatttatattctaacatgtaaatgaaaatatattataaaaattatgataattatcattgtataaaaattatgataattatcattgtataaatatattttaaatttcaaaaatttcatgttattattaagtcataaataattaatgtactTTGATATCATTTCTAAAGTTTTTAAACATACATCCATTTGGCTGGGAAACACTTcaccaaataataataaaaaaaccatttaaTAAATGCGGTATGTATTATAGATAAACCCTTTCTATTAAGCTGGATTAGTTTTCaacttttttcataaatttttaggTTTAAATGTACTTTTTAgcttttaaatttgttgaattgTGTGATTTTGACCTCTATTATTATTGTCAACTTAGGTTAGTCAATTGGCTGATCTTACACAAAATAATAGGGAGAtcgataaatattaattaaaatattataattaaaatttatataattttttttaaaattttatacaattcATACATAGTCGACAAGTTGGAAAAGTTAGAGCTTTAATTCCCAATaactgttattattattgttatatatatatatatatatatatatatatatatcttgttGGAGTTGATGgaattttgcaattttttggaGTTGAAGGTTTTCTTCAATTGAGTCTTTTATCTCTTGGAAATTGTCAGGACCAACTATTTGTTGGCTTGCAAACCATTTTTGAATTGGGCTTTGCGCTTCATCTTTTTCAAAAGCTTCTACCCAAGATCGGATGAGTTTTGCAGATGAGATAGGTTTTGGGGTTTCTTGTGGTTGGTCCTTCTGGACCTCAATTCTTTTATATGCTAAAAATGGCCAGTTTCACTCAATTCACAAAATAAAGGAATTCACAAACTAACATCTGTGAGTAATTTTTCGTAAGTATACAAATGATTTCTTATAGTGAGCATATTGACGGGCAACAATCGAGAGAGATTATAAAATGGAATTGCGAAGGCAAAGTCTAAGAAAACGACCCTTCGGGTATGAGACCGCAAATAAGAGAGAGCATAGGGAGAGCATTGTAAAGCAAAAGAAGAGAGAAACATAAAGAATTATTACTAAACTAACCATTTaagaattattaatattatttaattttttcaaatagcTGATATCTCAATTATACTGACTAACTTGGACTCtgatattttgtaaaaaaacaaaagatgaAGGTTTACATCAACAATGTGAGTGTTTTAGAGATTCCCTAAAgttaatagaaataatttgaaatagaaccgtttcatattatatttttaattttgtatatcaTATACAACCAAAAtgtcattgaaaaatattaaattatatattatacaaCAATTTTTACActttatatgttaaaatattgTATAAGACCAACTACTATATTAAAGAGATAATCGTAATTTTAATCCATATACCTTAAAAAAATTCACGAGcttgtttaaattttaattatataatattagtcTCTTAAATGAAATTGAAACTAACGTTTTAAAGTTGATGTAACATTTTTTTAGCATGGTGTGGCCCTTATAAATTTGTAACACCGATGCCacgtaaaattaaatttataaatcatattttaaaacaaatatatattaataataatttatatttaaaattatttattaatttatatagcAAACAACCTATTTCGTGTAATTTGCTGACTTTTCTGCTAGTTTTTTTAGCTCAAAAGATTTATTAAGTCAATATATAATATGAGATTAAAGAACATCTATAACTAATCACAATTTttcaatatatcaaataaaaaattgaaaaaaaaggaattaatgttgttgtttatgtgttagtaaattattattaa
It contains:
- the LOC101496719 gene encoding probable peroxygenase 4, translating into MDGSMITGFRAIGCGVALSTAASAFIHAGLSQKTRPGEPPSILLPIVVANIKLAIHGSDSGAYNAEGGFVASKFEEIFSKHAKQHPNALTSDELKEMLKSNREPKDFKGWLAAESEWKILFDLCKDNNGLLQKDIVYSVYDGSLFERLEKEHSKTKNNV